One Henriciella litoralis genomic window carries:
- a CDS encoding ABC transporter ATP-binding protein, with protein sequence MSDPILSVRDLKIDFDTPDGTVHAVKGTSFDVAPGECLGIVGESGSGKSQSALAAMGLIADNGTVTGSITFNGTELVGAKTSTLRKIRGAQMSMIFQDPLTSLTPHLTVGAQMREVLALHKNMKGEEAIKRCVDWLEQVRIPEARRRLDQFPHELSGGMRQRVMVAIAMLCGPKLLLADEPTTALDVTVQAQVLDLMDDLKRDTGTGIVLITHDMGVVARMCDRVVVMRHGEIVETGTNDDIFYNPQHAYTKMLLNAVPRIDQPNREGRPQLGNPPAQSETPIVEARDVKVQFPVNVDGGLFGKTKMLKAVDGVSFDLRAGETLGVVGESGCGKSTLARAVLKLVPQSAGTVAWMGRDITNANRKEMNGLRDDLQIVFQDPLASLDPRMTIGQSIAEPLTVHKPDMSKAERERLVREFMPRVDLDPAMINRYPHELSGGQNQRVGIARAMILRPKLLICDEAVSALDVSVQAQVVDLLIDLQKEFGLAMIFISHDLSVVREISHRVMVLYLGKVVEIADRTAIYEDARHPYTKALISAVPTPDPKFERTKERVKLRGDLPSPLDSRAPLRFMKSVVIDDPDAEQYSPKLIEVAPGHLVAEHDAYEGVEGLKLKETEPA encoded by the coding sequence GTGAGTGACCCAATTCTTTCCGTTCGGGATCTGAAGATTGATTTTGATACGCCGGATGGCACTGTCCACGCGGTGAAAGGTACGAGCTTTGACGTGGCCCCGGGCGAGTGTCTGGGCATCGTTGGTGAGTCCGGTTCAGGCAAGAGCCAGTCGGCGCTCGCCGCCATGGGACTGATCGCTGATAACGGGACAGTGACGGGATCGATCACGTTTAACGGCACAGAACTCGTCGGCGCCAAGACAAGCACGTTGCGGAAGATCCGCGGCGCGCAAATGTCGATGATTTTTCAGGACCCGCTAACGTCGCTAACCCCGCACCTCACCGTTGGCGCGCAGATGCGCGAAGTCCTTGCCCTGCACAAGAATATGAAGGGCGAAGAGGCGATCAAGCGATGTGTGGACTGGCTCGAGCAGGTCCGCATCCCCGAAGCGCGTCGTCGTCTCGATCAGTTCCCGCACGAACTTTCCGGCGGCATGCGCCAACGTGTGATGGTTGCGATCGCCATGCTATGCGGGCCGAAGCTGTTGCTGGCCGATGAGCCGACAACTGCTCTCGACGTCACCGTACAGGCGCAAGTTCTTGACCTGATGGACGACCTGAAGCGCGACACTGGTACAGGCATTGTGCTGATCACCCACGATATGGGCGTCGTCGCCCGCATGTGTGACCGCGTTGTTGTCATGCGTCATGGCGAAATCGTCGAGACAGGCACCAATGACGACATTTTCTACAATCCGCAGCACGCCTACACAAAAATGCTGCTCAACGCCGTGCCCCGCATTGACCAGCCAAACCGTGAAGGTCGCCCACAACTGGGCAATCCGCCTGCGCAAAGCGAGACACCGATCGTCGAAGCGCGCGATGTAAAAGTGCAGTTTCCGGTCAATGTCGATGGCGGCCTGTTCGGAAAAACAAAAATGTTGAAAGCGGTCGACGGGGTTTCCTTCGATCTGCGCGCCGGTGAGACGCTGGGCGTCGTCGGCGAGTCGGGGTGCGGTAAGTCCACCCTCGCCCGCGCGGTTCTGAAACTTGTGCCGCAATCGGCTGGCACGGTTGCCTGGATGGGACGCGACATCACGAACGCAAACCGCAAAGAGATGAACGGTCTGCGCGATGATCTGCAGATCGTATTCCAGGATCCGCTTGCGTCGCTGGACCCCCGGATGACAATTGGCCAATCAATCGCAGAGCCCCTCACTGTCCACAAACCGGACATGTCGAAAGCTGAACGCGAGAGGCTGGTGCGCGAATTCATGCCACGGGTTGATCTCGATCCAGCGATGATCAACCGCTATCCGCACGAGCTTTCAGGCGGCCAGAACCAGCGCGTCGGCATTGCACGCGCCATGATCCTGCGCCCTAAACTGTTGATCTGCGATGAGGCGGTGTCAGCGCTTGATGTGTCGGTCCAGGCACAAGTCGTCGATCTGTTGATCGACCTCCAGAAAGAGTTCGGGCTGGCGATGATCTTTATCAGCCACGATCTCTCGGTGGTCCGAGAGATCAGCCACCGCGTCATGGTGCTCTATCTTGGCAAAGTCGTTGAAATCGCAGACCGCACAGCGATCTATGAGGATGCCCGTCATCCTTACACAAAGGCGCTGATTTCTGCTGTTCCAACGCCTGACCCGAAGTTTGAGCGCACGAAAGAGCGGGTCAAACTGCGTGGTGACCTCCCCTCACCGCTTGATAGCCGTGCGCCGCTCCGCTTCATGAAATCCGTCGTTATAGATGATCCGGATGCCGAGCAGTACAGCCCCAAATTGATCGAGGTAGCGCCCGGTCATCTCGTGGCCGAGCATGACGCCTATGAGGGCGTTGAAGGGTTGAAGCTGAAAGAGACAGAACCGGCCTGA
- a CDS encoding bifunctional diguanylate cyclase/phosphodiesterase, with amino-acid sequence MYRVISCVQDEHAAIYVMLAMVVCALGTTCSLVVFDRSHASRTVTGMRVWAAVSGVAAGLSVWGTHFVAMLGYEPGFSVAFDGWTTANSALLAIAGFVLASQLMVGRPSLVRRLLVGTLATMTLAAMHFYGQGALKSSALIEYDAGYVLAAIGVCWAFFLLAYANFRASAGHWRRGITLVATLLGVAGIHFVGTAAMTVFPLSGLADISWVLEPSDLGHWIIAGVVIILLAAFAAASFDAFVSRIRTQGNRRIAMLADSASEGIIIANAKGECVEVNKVAAELLGRTRDALLRTPVSCVAGLSAEDVAGMRRLETTIRSANGEEIPVELRGRKLAGEDGNFTVLTITDLRERLRYEAEIRVLAFQDQLSGLANREAFQRELALVTETGPVRHSALILIDLDEFKDVNDQFGHAAGDAVIIETSRRLEAITPEGSVIARLGGDEFAILTGPGLKQADVEKIGKTCVAELCQPVRHEGIFIRTGASAGIFLIEERGLDGGQMLKSADRALYAAKSEGRGRSRIYDAQLHEIYEARRDIETALSQAVERNEFVLHYQPKVSSRTRAILGYEALIRWKRPGHGLLMPADFIDIAEQSMLINDIGRWCMMEACRAAASWPNDYSVSINLSARQFLDPKLYGDIRNALRVSKLAPERLELEITETALIQNIEAAANLLEKLKKLGVMIAFDDFGTGYSSMRFIQQLPFDRIKIDRSFISSMGTDSKSLAVVDAILKLGQSLSIPVVAEGVETEEQALQLLQANCGELQGYLISRPKPIEEPDESGLDQDERGIA; translated from the coding sequence ATGTACAGAGTAATTTCCTGCGTTCAGGACGAACATGCTGCCATCTACGTGATGCTGGCAATGGTCGTGTGCGCCTTGGGGACAACTTGTTCGCTGGTGGTCTTTGACCGGAGCCATGCGAGCCGGACAGTTACGGGGATGCGGGTCTGGGCCGCTGTTTCGGGTGTCGCGGCGGGTCTTAGTGTTTGGGGGACACATTTCGTTGCCATGCTCGGTTACGAGCCGGGATTCAGCGTGGCTTTTGATGGCTGGACAACAGCCAACTCTGCTTTGCTGGCCATAGCCGGCTTCGTTTTGGCGTCGCAGCTTATGGTCGGCCGGCCATCCCTGGTGCGCCGGCTCCTGGTAGGGACCCTGGCGACGATGACGCTGGCGGCGATGCATTTTTACGGGCAGGGGGCGCTGAAATCGTCTGCGCTGATCGAGTATGATGCCGGCTATGTACTCGCTGCGATTGGCGTGTGCTGGGCATTTTTCCTGCTGGCCTATGCCAACTTCCGGGCTTCTGCAGGTCACTGGCGTCGTGGCATTACGTTGGTAGCCACGCTTCTGGGTGTTGCCGGCATCCATTTTGTTGGCACAGCGGCTATGACCGTTTTTCCGTTATCCGGGCTGGCAGACATTTCCTGGGTTCTGGAGCCTTCAGATCTTGGGCACTGGATTATCGCCGGTGTGGTCATCATTCTGCTGGCCGCCTTCGCCGCAGCCAGCTTTGATGCATTCGTCAGCCGTATTCGCACTCAGGGAAATAGACGGATCGCCATGCTGGCCGACTCGGCGTCTGAAGGCATCATAATCGCGAATGCCAAGGGCGAATGTGTCGAGGTGAACAAGGTCGCAGCCGAGCTTCTTGGGAGGACGCGCGATGCACTCTTACGAACGCCCGTCTCCTGTGTCGCCGGGCTGAGCGCTGAAGATGTTGCGGGCATGAGACGCCTTGAAACGACCATCCGCTCTGCCAATGGAGAGGAAATTCCTGTTGAGCTACGTGGTCGCAAGCTGGCTGGTGAAGACGGCAATTTCACAGTGCTCACCATTACCGATTTGCGCGAGCGCTTGCGATACGAGGCGGAGATCCGCGTCCTGGCTTTCCAGGACCAGCTAAGCGGGCTGGCAAATCGTGAGGCCTTCCAGCGGGAACTGGCGCTTGTCACAGAAACCGGACCAGTCCGGCATTCGGCGCTCATCCTGATCGATCTGGACGAATTCAAGGATGTGAATGACCAGTTCGGACATGCGGCTGGCGATGCCGTCATCATCGAAACTTCAAGGCGTCTGGAGGCGATCACGCCAGAAGGTAGCGTGATCGCTCGCCTTGGTGGAGACGAATTTGCCATCCTGACCGGCCCCGGCCTGAAACAGGCTGACGTTGAAAAAATTGGAAAAACCTGCGTCGCTGAACTCTGCCAGCCTGTTCGACATGAAGGTATCTTTATCCGCACAGGGGCAAGCGCCGGCATATTTCTAATTGAAGAACGCGGTCTTGATGGCGGGCAAATGCTGAAATCGGCGGACAGGGCTCTTTACGCCGCCAAGTCCGAGGGGCGTGGCCGTTCCCGCATCTATGACGCCCAATTGCATGAAATTTATGAGGCGCGCCGCGACATCGAAACCGCATTGTCCCAGGCAGTTGAACGCAATGAGTTCGTACTTCACTACCAACCCAAGGTCTCTTCGCGCACGCGAGCCATTCTCGGCTATGAAGCGCTGATCCGCTGGAAAAGGCCCGGCCACGGCTTGCTCATGCCTGCAGATTTTATCGACATTGCAGAACAGAGCATGCTGATCAATGACATCGGCCGCTGGTGTATGATGGAAGCCTGCAGGGCTGCGGCCAGCTGGCCGAATGATTACAGTGTTTCGATCAACCTGTCGGCCCGCCAGTTTCTGGATCCGAAACTCTACGGCGATATTCGTAACGCGCTACGCGTGTCGAAGCTGGCACCGGAACGACTTGAACTGGAAATCACAGAGACAGCGCTTATACAGAACATCGAGGCGGCCGCCAATCTGCTTGAAAAGCTCAAAAAACTGGGCGTAATGATTGCATTCGATGATTTCGGCACGGGCTATTCGTCGATGCGTTTTATCCAGCAATTGCCGTTTGACCGTATCAAGATCGACCGGTCATTTATCTCTTCAATGGGGACGGATTCCAAGTCGCTGGCGGTTGTCGATGCGATCTTGAAGCTGGGCCAGAGCCTGTCAATTCCGGTGGTCGCCGAAGGCGTAGAGACCGAAGAGCAAGCGTTGCAATTGCTGCAGGCAAACTGCGGAGAGCTGCAGGGCTATCTGATCAGTCGGCCAAAGCCCATCGAGGAGCCTGACGAGTCTGGCCTTGATCAGGATGAACGCGGTATTGCCTGA
- the kdsA gene encoding 3-deoxy-8-phosphooctulonate synthase, which produces MSTLSLPAYGISIGDGQKLTVMAGMNVLESRDLAMSICDHLQKVCARLDVSFIFKASFDKANRSSIKSYRGPGLDDGLKILEDVKSEFGVPIVTDYHTPEQAEPVAEIAEVVQVPAFLCRQTDLIVAGAKAVHDRGGWLHVKKAQFLAPWDCKNIVTKVGEVVGEKSPVILCERGSSFGYNNLVVDMLGIPAMKALGVPVTIDATHAVQLPGADPRTSGGSTGGRREGVPIIAQSAIAAGADGVFLEFHPEPDKALCDGPSCLPLDGAEALLARLKSIHDVVNG; this is translated from the coding sequence ATGAGCACTCTTTCTCTTCCGGCCTATGGCATCTCAATCGGCGACGGCCAGAAACTGACCGTCATGGCCGGCATGAACGTGCTTGAGAGCCGGGATCTCGCCATGAGCATCTGCGATCATTTGCAAAAGGTTTGCGCCCGTCTCGATGTCTCCTTCATTTTCAAAGCCAGCTTCGACAAGGCGAACCGGTCTTCGATAAAGTCCTATCGCGGGCCCGGTCTCGATGACGGCCTGAAGATTCTGGAAGACGTGAAATCCGAATTCGGTGTTCCGATCGTCACAGACTATCACACGCCTGAGCAAGCAGAGCCGGTCGCCGAAATTGCCGAAGTTGTGCAAGTGCCGGCGTTTCTGTGCCGACAGACTGATTTGATCGTCGCTGGCGCCAAGGCAGTGCATGACCGCGGTGGCTGGCTGCACGTCAAGAAAGCCCAGTTCCTGGCGCCTTGGGATTGCAAGAACATCGTCACCAAGGTTGGTGAAGTCGTCGGTGAGAAATCACCCGTCATTCTGTGTGAGCGCGGCTCCAGCTTCGGGTACAATAATCTGGTCGTCGACATGCTTGGTATTCCGGCCATGAAAGCCCTGGGCGTGCCAGTCACGATCGACGCGACGCACGCCGTACAGTTGCCGGGCGCAGACCCGCGTACCTCCGGTGGCTCCACAGGCGGGCGGCGCGAAGGCGTGCCCATTATTGCGCAGTCTGCCATCGCAGCGGGCGCTGACGGGGTCTTCCTTGAGTTTCACCCCGAGCCCGACAAGGCCCTGTGTGACGGTCCTAGCTGCCTGCCGCTCGATGGGGCTGAGGCGCTGTTGGCTCGCCTGAAGTCAATCCATGACGTCGTCAACGGCTGA
- a CDS encoding threonine ammonia-lyase, which translates to MTEKLPISLEDVQDAARILDGQIERTPMRLSRTLSAITGATVWIKFENQQFTAAFKERGALNKLARLTDEEKSAGVIAASAGNHAQGVAYHGRRLGIPVTIAMPVTTPFNKVEHTRAFGARVLLEGTTFDEAKAYAQTIREEEGLTWIHPFDDPLIMAGQGTAAIEMFEDGPELDVLVVPIGGGGLISGMATVSKALSPKTKVIGVQAAMYPSMFAAIKGQDSKSGGASIAEGISVKEPGQLTRKVVEELVDEIVLVEEEHLERAITLFADVEKTIAEGAGAAGLAALLAHPEKFAGKTVGLILCGGNIDTRLLASVLTRALVREKRLANIRIIGDDRPGLLALVSKIIGDNGANIMEVAHNRIALDVPAKGAEFDILMETRDAQHTQDIIDALASAGYPPRQN; encoded by the coding sequence ATGACTGAAAAACTGCCGATCAGCCTCGAAGATGTGCAAGATGCCGCCCGGATTCTGGACGGCCAGATTGAGCGCACACCCATGCGGCTGTCGCGCACCCTTTCAGCGATTACCGGCGCGACTGTCTGGATCAAGTTTGAGAACCAGCAATTCACCGCAGCCTTCAAGGAGCGCGGCGCCCTCAATAAGCTCGCTCGTCTGACCGACGAAGAAAAATCTGCTGGTGTCATTGCAGCGTCGGCTGGCAATCATGCACAGGGCGTTGCCTATCACGGGCGTCGTCTTGGGATTCCTGTGACCATCGCCATGCCGGTGACAACGCCGTTCAACAAGGTTGAACACACGCGCGCGTTTGGCGCACGTGTTCTGCTTGAAGGCACAACATTTGATGAAGCCAAGGCCTACGCCCAGACGATCCGCGAGGAGGAAGGGCTGACCTGGATCCATCCCTTCGATGACCCGCTCATCATGGCCGGTCAGGGAACCGCTGCGATCGAGATGTTTGAAGATGGACCAGAGCTTGATGTGCTCGTCGTCCCGATTGGCGGAGGCGGCCTCATCTCAGGCATGGCAACGGTCTCCAAAGCCCTCTCGCCCAAAACCAAGGTCATCGGCGTTCAGGCGGCGATGTACCCCAGCATGTTCGCCGCCATCAAGGGGCAGGACAGCAAGTCTGGCGGCGCATCGATCGCCGAAGGGATCTCGGTCAAGGAGCCGGGACAGCTCACCCGCAAGGTCGTCGAGGAATTGGTCGATGAAATCGTGCTGGTCGAAGAAGAGCACCTGGAACGGGCGATCACGCTTTTTGCTGATGTTGAAAAGACAATTGCTGAAGGCGCCGGCGCTGCTGGTCTGGCCGCTCTTCTCGCGCATCCTGAAAAGTTTGCGGGCAAGACCGTGGGCCTCATTCTATGCGGCGGCAATATCGACACAAGGCTACTGGCGTCCGTGCTGACCCGCGCACTGGTACGAGAAAAGCGGCTCGCCAATATCCGCATCATCGGGGATGACCGGCCCGGCCTGCTTGCGCTGGTCTCGAAAATCATCGGTGATAATGGCGCCAACATCATGGAAGTTGCCCACAACCGGATCGCCCTTGATGTTCCTGCAAAGGGCGCCGAATTCGACATCCTGATGGAGACACGGGATGCCCAGCATACCCAGGATATCATCGACGCCCTTGCCAGTGCCGGATATCCACCACGTCAGAACTAG
- a CDS encoding FKBP-type peptidyl-prolyl cis-trans isomerase produces MIKSLTGILAVSALAACGAPKPKFDEFFPWNPDRPGVETTENGLQYVVIEEGPEDGASPQIDSTVQVFYEGRLTDGTVFDGNFDGARPAMFGVGQVIPGWTQGLQLMSEGDEYVFYIPSELGYGQTPRPGGVIKPGDDLIFRVHLEKVFKPEAADEAAWSKYTPWDSSNPDIEATDSGLEYVVLESGNDAGKSPAPSDTVVVLYEGRFAETGEVFDSAYMRGEPIMFPVNGVIPGWQEALQLMKPGDHWLIHVPSQIAYGEKGYPGAIPPNSDLNFEVELIDVLATE; encoded by the coding sequence ATGATCAAGTCTCTCACTGGAATCCTCGCAGTATCAGCACTGGCCGCGTGCGGTGCACCGAAGCCTAAATTCGACGAGTTTTTTCCCTGGAACCCTGATCGTCCAGGCGTTGAGACAACTGAGAACGGGCTTCAATACGTCGTCATAGAGGAAGGCCCCGAAGACGGCGCTTCCCCCCAGATCGATTCGACCGTTCAGGTCTTTTACGAAGGCCGTTTGACAGACGGCACAGTGTTCGATGGCAACTTTGACGGAGCTCGTCCCGCCATGTTCGGTGTGGGCCAGGTCATCCCCGGATGGACGCAAGGCCTTCAGCTCATGTCAGAAGGCGACGAGTATGTTTTCTATATTCCGTCAGAGCTGGGCTATGGGCAAACGCCGCGCCCCGGCGGCGTCATCAAGCCGGGCGACGACCTCATTTTCCGGGTGCATCTGGAAAAAGTGTTCAAGCCAGAAGCGGCCGATGAAGCCGCCTGGTCGAAATACACGCCATGGGATTCCAGCAATCCGGATATCGAAGCGACCGATAGCGGGCTGGAATATGTCGTTCTGGAAAGCGGCAATGATGCCGGAAAAAGCCCTGCCCCAAGCGATACTGTCGTCGTACTTTATGAAGGCCGGTTCGCTGAAACTGGTGAGGTCTTTGACAGCGCCTATATGCGGGGCGAACCGATCATGTTCCCTGTCAATGGCGTTATTCCGGGCTGGCAGGAAGCGTTGCAATTGATGAAGCCCGGCGATCACTGGCTCATCCACGTCCCCTCGCAGATCGCTTATGGCGAAAAAGGGTATCCGGGCGCGATCCCCCCGAATTCGGACCTCAATTTCGAAGTAGAGTTGATTGATGTGCTCGCAACGGAATAG
- a CDS encoding FKBP-type peptidyl-prolyl cis-trans isomerase — MAQSISSLKRFSTAFASMTVSALILSACQTTQQPPAYETSADEAAVAAINVDEKQAAKRGSACPEFARGPGKLAPLFPATCASMQETDSGLRWIELAQGPADREPPLDGATVIVAYEGYLADTGARFDSSYERGEASVFVIDQVIRGWTETLKMMTPGDEWLVYIPADLAYGATSPSASIPANSDLVFKIRLDGFLNAEEVAELPPIGGVSPKVWESFLPWDTSREGVRTEDSGLSYAILESGDTSGAKVFADDFIALDYEARLADTGELISTTWTRDAPLVVRAGDLIPGFAQMVSMMRPGDIWIGHLPAAIAYGKTGLSGVVPPNSDLAYVVNLIAINPPVTTE; from the coding sequence ATGGCTCAATCAATTAGCTCGCTGAAACGTTTCAGCACAGCTTTCGCCAGCATGACTGTATCGGCTCTGATACTGTCCGCATGCCAGACTACACAACAACCACCGGCATATGAGACCAGTGCTGATGAGGCAGCTGTCGCTGCGATTAATGTCGACGAAAAGCAAGCTGCAAAGCGTGGATCGGCCTGTCCCGAATTCGCACGCGGTCCCGGCAAGCTCGCCCCCCTCTTTCCTGCAACATGTGCCTCGATGCAGGAAACCGATAGCGGACTTCGCTGGATTGAGCTGGCCCAAGGCCCGGCTGATCGTGAGCCTCCACTCGACGGCGCGACTGTGATCGTCGCCTACGAAGGCTACCTCGCAGATACCGGCGCCCGGTTCGACAGTTCCTATGAACGCGGCGAGGCATCTGTGTTTGTCATCGATCAGGTCATCCGCGGATGGACCGAAACCCTGAAGATGATGACGCCAGGTGATGAGTGGCTGGTCTACATTCCGGCCGATCTCGCTTATGGCGCGACCTCTCCGAGCGCCTCGATCCCTGCCAATTCCGACCTGGTCTTCAAGATTCGGCTGGATGGCTTCCTCAATGCCGAGGAAGTTGCTGAGCTTCCACCAATTGGCGGCGTTTCCCCAAAGGTCTGGGAAAGCTTCCTGCCATGGGACACATCGCGCGAGGGCGTGCGAACCGAAGACTCCGGCCTCTCCTACGCAATCCTTGAGTCAGGCGACACGTCTGGCGCCAAGGTCTTCGCAGACGATTTCATCGCTCTGGATTACGAAGCGCGTTTGGCTGATACCGGCGAACTGATCTCGACGACATGGACCAGAGATGCCCCGCTCGTGGTTCGGGCTGGCGATCTTATTCCTGGCTTTGCGCAAATGGTCAGCATGATGCGCCCCGGCGATATCTGGATTGGACACCTGCCTGCGGCAATCGCTTACGGCAAGACCGGACTGAGCGGCGTTGTGCCGCCAAATTCTGACCTTGCCTATGTCGTCAATCTGATTGCCATTAATCCACCCGTTACAACCGAGTAA
- a CDS encoding glycosyltransferase family 4 protein, with protein MTRPVYFTICSANYLAYARTLYGSLAVADPAAAQDFKVVLVDGKLDASVADSLPFEIVYAENLGIPNFWDMAMRYSVMEMNTAVKPAAFLHFFEMAGDNVIFLDPDIMVLRPLEHVHQALADGASLVMTPHSTEPLEDGLDPDDIRLLRTGAFNLGFLAAANRNDVRGFMAWWNRKMLGDCRVDLQNGLFVDQKFMDLAPSYLADVEILRHKGYNAAYWNLASRPVVFSDGEWLADGRPLYFFHFSGVVPGKPDIFSKHQNRFTASDIGHLRQLLDEYLGKLKGHGHSQFASIPYAFSVFKDGEPIPDVYRRLYAQEHQPSAKSRDKAFEYDVNLLMNPARGFSDRNVPITALMLRIWHERPDVQGSFPLTSPEGRRSFATWFVHSASREYKLPPEAVDPIAEALNLTVDRNGGAAVFSVRWLASKAMASAANFRGIYKFLPASLRLSIREFLVRKSAGHSSSGARISLGRKLDASLVPGIGIYGNFTAVSGVGEGARRMAKVVTAAGINHSNHVLTTNGNAPEILPVLDNTRSSASPYNCLLFHVNADNTPAVLDSLKAEETKGRYRIGYWAWELSHFPDEWVNAIDYLDEIWVPSTFVQKAVMGKTDKPVYVIPHPVFERVDSGETRTELGLPENRFLFLCSLDLNSFAARKNPLAIYQAFNLAFPKGSNPEGPQLIMKFHGNARHAEEHRNLMQTFIRDDRIIVIDMPLSQQRYSALQRNCDAYISLHRSEGFGMNIAEALQLGKPVVATDYSGSTDYLNSSNGYPVEFTLVPVRPGEYPQSAGQVWADPSVEHAAELLKAIVANPGEASEKGASGKKAVETKLSSAAVASIVQAHYERIQAEHFQDTFDGDQKSNS; from the coding sequence ATGACCAGACCTGTATATTTTACTATATGTTCAGCGAATTATCTCGCTTACGCCAGAACCCTGTATGGTTCGCTGGCTGTCGCAGATCCAGCTGCCGCTCAAGACTTCAAGGTCGTTCTGGTGGACGGCAAACTCGATGCGTCTGTCGCTGATAGCTTGCCGTTTGAAATTGTGTATGCCGAGAATCTGGGCATTCCCAATTTCTGGGATATGGCGATGCGGTATTCAGTCATGGAAATGAATACGGCGGTAAAGCCTGCAGCTTTCCTTCATTTTTTTGAAATGGCTGGCGATAACGTCATCTTCCTTGACCCGGATATTATGGTGCTGCGGCCACTCGAGCACGTCCATCAGGCTCTGGCTGATGGCGCGTCGCTGGTTATGACGCCGCACTCAACGGAGCCGCTTGAAGATGGATTGGACCCGGATGACATCCGGCTACTTCGGACAGGCGCCTTTAATTTAGGGTTTCTGGCTGCGGCCAATCGCAACGACGTCCGCGGCTTCATGGCCTGGTGGAATCGTAAAATGCTTGGTGATTGCCGCGTCGACCTTCAAAATGGTTTGTTCGTGGATCAAAAATTCATGGATCTCGCCCCAAGCTACTTGGCGGATGTCGAAATACTTCGACACAAGGGATACAATGCCGCCTACTGGAATCTTGCATCTCGACCGGTAGTCTTTTCGGACGGAGAGTGGCTGGCTGATGGAAGGCCTCTGTATTTCTTCCATTTCAGTGGCGTTGTGCCTGGAAAGCCAGATATTTTTTCAAAGCACCAAAACAGGTTCACCGCATCCGACATCGGGCATTTGAGACAGCTTCTGGACGAATATCTTGGAAAGCTGAAAGGTCACGGTCATTCCCAGTTCGCTTCGATTCCGTACGCGTTCTCGGTTTTCAAAGACGGCGAACCGATTCCCGATGTCTATCGACGCCTGTATGCGCAGGAGCACCAGCCGTCTGCAAAGTCTCGCGACAAGGCATTCGAGTATGATGTGAACCTTCTGATGAACCCCGCCAGAGGGTTTTCCGATCGCAACGTACCCATTACAGCACTGATGCTTCGGATTTGGCATGAGCGACCCGATGTGCAGGGGTCATTCCCTCTGACGAGCCCGGAAGGCCGCCGGTCTTTCGCAACATGGTTTGTTCACTCTGCATCAAGGGAATACAAGTTGCCGCCTGAAGCGGTTGATCCTATCGCCGAGGCGCTCAATCTGACGGTCGACCGAAACGGCGGTGCGGCGGTTTTTTCAGTCCGTTGGCTTGCCAGCAAAGCCATGGCAAGTGCGGCTAACTTCAGAGGCATTTACAAGTTTCTTCCCGCATCGCTGCGCCTTTCAATAAGAGAGTTTCTGGTACGTAAGTCTGCGGGACATAGCAGTAGTGGGGCCCGCATCAGTTTAGGCAGAAAGCTTGATGCATCCTTGGTTCCGGGTATCGGAATATATGGAAACTTCACCGCTGTGAGTGGAGTTGGCGAAGGCGCGCGCCGCATGGCAAAGGTGGTGACTGCCGCGGGCATCAACCACAGCAATCACGTCCTGACGACGAATGGTAATGCGCCGGAAATCCTGCCTGTTTTGGATAATACCCGTTCGAGCGCCTCTCCCTACAACTGCCTGTTGTTTCATGTGAACGCAGACAACACGCCCGCCGTTCTGGACAGCTTGAAAGCCGAAGAGACAAAAGGCCGCTATCGCATCGGTTATTGGGCGTGGGAACTATCGCACTTTCCCGATGAATGGGTGAATGCAATAGATTATCTCGATGAGATCTGGGTGCCTTCGACCTTCGTGCAAAAGGCCGTGATGGGTAAAACTGACAAGCCGGTATATGTCATCCCTCATCCGGTATTTGAACGCGTAGATTCCGGCGAAACGCGGACCGAACTGGGATTGCCTGAGAATCGGTTCTTGTTTCTCTGCTCTCTGGACTTGAACTCGTTTGCCGCGCGGAAAAACCCACTGGCTATTTACCAGGCCTTCAACCTCGCTTTTCCAAAGGGCTCCAATCCGGAAGGGCCTCAACTCATCATGAAATTTCATGGCAACGCCCGCCATGCTGAAGAACATCGCAATCTCATGCAGACATTTATCAGGGATGACCGGATAATTGTGATCGACATGCCGCTAAGCCAGCAGCGGTATAGCGCTCTTCAGAGAAATTGCGACGCCTACATTTCGCTGCATCGGTCCGAGGGCTTTGGTATGAATATCGCTGAAGCTTTGCAGCTTGGAAAGCCTGTTGTCGCGACTGATTATTCTGGAAGTACAGACTACCTTAATTCGAGTAACGGCTATCCGGTAGAATTCACTCTGGTTCCAGTGCGGCCCGGCGAATATCCGCAGTCCGCCGGACAGGTATGGGCCGACCCAAGTGTCGAGCATGCCGCTGAGTTGCTAAAGGCTATCGTTGCAAATCCGGGTGAAGCCTCCGAAAAAGGGGCGAGTGGCAAAAAAGCCGTGGAGACGAAGTTGTCGTCAGCTGCGGTCGCTAGCATCGTTCAAGCTCATTACGAGCGCATTCAGGCCGAGCATTTTCAGGACACTTTTGACGGCGACCAGAAATCCAACAGCTAA